The segment gagcagcactggcagcaccaagtgctgctgctcctgggcacagctgctgtgccagccctgatctgccccagctctgcacacagacattgctgctgcagctccagagaaggcaaccaaagggcatctctgcagaaaactctgctgggagATCCTTTAGATACTTTAAAGCCACCAAGAGTACAGCCCAtcattgacacagtctgtggccacagggaacatggagagaaacaaaatgagaaatggcacagaaaaattcatttattgtggataatatgaaaaaaagtaaaacaaagaataagaacctgcaaaatgaaaccaaaaagaaatattaaagacaacttttattacaaatatttgcaGAATTTGGCCTGgagtttaatgttcctgaaagcatccagtcatcagtttccacactgcagccttgagctcctggttcctcaggctgtagatgagggggttcagggctggaggcaccacggAGTACAggactgacagggccagatccagggatcgggaggagatggaggggggcttcagATGAGCAAATATGGACGTGCTGACAAACAgggagaccacggccaggtgagggaggcaggtggaaaaggctttgtgccgtccctgctcagaggggatcctcagcacagccctgaagatctgcacataggagaaaacaatgaacacaaaacaaccaagtCCTACACAGGCACTTAGAGCAAGAAGCGAAAGGGCCCTGACTTTGGAATGTATACATGaaagcttgaggatctgtgggatttcacagaagaactggctcagggcattgccatggcacaggggcagggaaaatgtattggctgtgtgcagcagagcagtgagaaaggcactggcccaggcagctgctaccatgtgggcacaagctctgctgcccaggagggtcccgtagtgcaggggtttgcagatggacacgtagcggtcgtagcacatgatggtcaggaggtagaactctgctgagatgaagaacatgaagaaaaagagctgtgaagcacatcctgtgtatgagatgttcctggtgccccagagggaattgtgcatggctttggggacagtggtgcagatggagcccaggtcgctgagggccaggttgagcaggaagaagaacatgggcgtgtgcaggtagtggccgcaggctacggcgctgatgatgaggccgttgcccaggagggcagccagggagatgcccaggaagaggcagaagtgcaggagctgcagctgccgcgtgtctgccagtgccagcaggaggaagtggctgatggagctgctgttggacatttgctgtggctgcacatgggcacctgttcatggaaaaAGGGACAGTGAAGAATTAGAGGCGATGCCTGTAACCAAAATCAAAGCCATTTCCCATACCCCCTCCCCTGGAACACACATAGACAGTATTTTGTGTTCTACAATTCTGGGGTTTTCTTCATGAACACCCTTATATCAGCCCTGGTGTTCCTGGAAATCAGAAATCCTCAGCATTTCTGGTGCACTCAGGGAGAAATTAATAAGTTCTGTGCGGCAAAGTGATGAGAGGAGAGTGAGGGGATATGCTCTGACATTCTGACCTCTTTAGAATTACTCTGGGCTTTAACCTTTCTCTGGGTTAGGATGATCAGCTTCCCACATTTTCCCTAAAAAACCCCCAGGTACAGCtgagagcagatggatccaccacagcccagctccacatttGTAGCCAAGGACTCACAttgctcatttcaccaaccCAGAAGCATTTTCAGTCTTAGAAcacctctgcctttccccaTCAATCTTATAACTTAGAGATGCTCTAAGACATGTTTGCACCCTGgattgaagctcccagcttggactgaaatccCAGGCACATTTCCAAGTGtccttctgatggcactggatgaagggaggtgcagctccttccctggctgcactgccagcactgcccagagccgggcactggggacagctgtgtcaccctgagccagctgtgcccctgccagagcccccagtgccgggcagctgctcccagccctgtgctctgcagagggaactgggcccggggctgcagagctgccccacggctctgctgcagctctgcctgcacaggaggggctgcacgccttggagccccggccctgagggcagaggcttggctggggcacaggagggagggggcttgtgcagagggaggggctgcactggaggggctcctctggacatctctaaactctccctgcctcagcatttctgggttttcttttctctccttccctgatcttctctctgcttcctggagattttcctcctgcaggtgtttccctgtgcctgatctctccctgccagcactcccagaccccaaatatctgtgcactctccttggcctgacagaaccctgcctgtttgcagggcactggctgggggcaggctctgtttgcagcttggagaaaggacagctcagactgagcctgatggATCCAGCAAaggtgttgctgctgctgtccacgGGCAGAGAGGCTGAAAGTACATTACGGATCTCCTGTGAACCTACTGATCACTAAAAGCAAAAATTTGGATGCCTCAGGCACTTGCCAAATTTAAT is part of the Lonchura striata isolate bLonStr1 unplaced genomic scaffold, bLonStr1.mat Scaffold_82, whole genome shotgun sequence genome and harbors:
- the LOC144248739 gene encoding olfactory receptor 14J1-like, which codes for MFFFLLNLALSDLGSICTTVPKAMHNSLWGTRNISYTGCASQLFFFMFFISAEFYLLTIMCYDRYVSICKPLHYGTLLGSRACAHMVAAAWASAFLTALLHTANTFSLPLCHGNALSQFFCEIPQILKLSCIHSKVRALSLLALSACVGLGCFVFIVFSYVQIFRAVLRIPSEQGRHKAFSTCLPHLAVVSLFVSTSIFAHLKPPSISSRSLDLALSVLYSVVPPALNPLIYSLRNQELKAAVWKLMTGCFQEH